A window of Brachyhypopomus gauderio isolate BG-103 unplaced genomic scaffold, BGAUD_0.2 sc130, whole genome shotgun sequence contains these coding sequences:
- the LOC143499017 gene encoding CCN family member 5-like, with product MKTETRKAVFTGSLLFCILTQVACQLCGGRCQCRWFSPSCPVGVPLVLDGCQCCQMCARQEGEPCSERHVCDTQQGLQCDYSASFPGGPGECVRQNELGCELAGVRYKEGQSFQPTCMQLCNCSGGGITCVPLCNEDLSLTTALCPDPRLVQVPGGCCKEWVCEGTDNSIHLEHSAVITAEQVIGSQQKSPVSSGVPWANCIEQSTEWSACSHSCGPGVSTRMSNRNWACRLQTQTRLCQVRPCHPATSEPTSRVQLGMGMCETSYRPTLPLRLQHQGCYSVHSYRPLFCGTCSDSRCCTPHQTRTIGMDFHCPQGDVVHHWFMMIQSCVCHYHCPQLPLASSRRKRRSGLKTWLQHSHLRETGSNFHVSYI from the exons ATGAAGACAGAAACCAGAAAAGCTGTATTCACTGGCTCTCTCCTCTTCTGCATACTTACACAG GTGGCATGCCAACTATGTGGAGGCAGGTGTCAGTGCCGCTGGTTTTCTCCATCATGCCCGGTTGGTGTTCCTCTGGTTCTGGATGGATGTCAGTGCTGTCAGATGTGTGCGAGACAGGAGGGTGAGCCTTGCTCAGAGAGACATGTCTGTGACACTCAGCAAGGCCTGCAATGCGACTACAGCGCCAGCTTCCCAGGAGGGCCGGGAGAGTGTGTCC GGCAAAATGAGCTTGGCTGTGAGCTGGCTGGAGTGAGGTACAAGGAGGGCCAGTCTTTCCAGCCCACCTGCATGCAGCTGTGCAACTGTTCTGGAGGTGGCATCACATGTGTGCCACTCTGCAATGAAGACCTGAGCTTGACCACTGCCCTCTGCCCAGATCCAAGGCTTGTACAGGTGCCAGGTGGGTGCTGCAAAGAGTGGGTCTGCGAGGGCACGGACAACAGCATCCACCTGGAACATAGCGCAG TCATCACAGCTGAGCAAGTCATAGGGTCACAGCAGAAGTCTCCAGTGTCTAGCGGGGTCCCATGGGCCAACTGCATTGAGCAGAGCACGGAGTGGAGCGCGTGCTCACACAGCTGCGGACCAGGTGTCTCCACACGCATGTCAAACAGGAACTGGGCCTGCCGcctgcaaacacagacacgCCTGTGCCAAGTAAGGCCATGCCACCCAGCCACTTCTGAACCAACCAGCAGAGTCCAGCTG GGAATGGGCATGTGTGAGACCAGCTACCGGCCTACCCTCCCTCTTCGTCTCCAGCACCAGGGCTGCTACAGCGTGCACTCCTACAGGCCCCTGTTCTGTGGCACATGCTCCGACAGCCGCTGCTGCACCCCCCATCAGACCAGAACCATCGGAATGGACTTCCATTGTCCTCAGGGAGATGTTGTTCATCACTGGTTTATGATGATCCAATCATGTGTCTGTCATTACCATTGCCCTCAACTGCCATTGGCCAGCtccagaagaaaaagaagatcTGGGCTCAAGACATGGCTGCAGCACTCCCATTTGAGGGAAACTGGTTCAAATTTCCATGTGTCATACATCTAG
- the LOC143499018 gene encoding P2Y purinoceptor 1, with translation MEEESEASRNYSDCQQIDLPFTHTFLPTVYVLVFVIGFAANVLGLKSVYSGWKKLGNINVFILNLGIADLLYVFTLPFLVTYYAANSTWIFGQTFCKITRFCFNLNLYGSIGFLTCISIYRYLGIVHTMKVMGKINTRMSVIISSLVWILVFIQILPDMFFDKSMQNSSDSCYDTTSDQWITDYLTYSLGWTFTGFVVPLLIILLCYGHIVFVLATKANVNTLLKQRCLKLVIMLTILFSICFIPYHVFRNLNLKTRILKMQGTCHQSFDNIYVAHQVSRGLVCMNSAINPLIYLVGNDEFLMRFHNMSKQARTSILQTIGVVIYRKPQELESDTRLEVRSTVEEQH, from the coding sequence ATGGAAGAGGAAAGTGAAGCTTCAAGAAATTACTCCGACTGCCAACAAATTGATTTACCTTTTACACATACGTTTTTGCCAACAGTCTACGTACTTGTATTCGTAATCGGATTTGCAGCGAACGTGCTTGGACTGAAATCGGTCTACAGTGGCTGGAAGAAACTTGGAAATATTAACGTGTTTATTTTAAACCTCGGCATTGCAGACCTGTTGTATGTTTTCACGTTGCCGTTTCTGGTCACATATTACGCCGCAAACAGCACGTGGATTTTTGGACAAACGTTTTGCAAAATAACACGATTCTGCTTCAATCTGAATCTTTATGGCAGCATCGGTTTTCTTACATGCATAAGCATATACAGATACCTAGGTATCGTCCACACTATGAAAGTGATGGGAAAAATAAATACCAGGATGTCTGTGATCATAAGCTCTCTTGTGTGGATTTTGGTCTTTATACAGATTCTGCCGGACATGTTCTTTGACAAGTCGATGCAAAATTCATCGGACTCGTGTTATGATACTACATCAGACCAGTGGATAACCGATTACCTGACATATAGTTTAGGGTGGACCTTCACAGGATTTGTTGTCCCCCTCCTCATAATTTTGCTGTGTTATGGCCACATAGTCTTTGTCCTCGCTACCAAGGCTAATGTCAACACTCTGTTGAAGCAACGCTGCTTAAAACTGGTAATTATGCTGACTATTTTGTTTTCGATTTGTTTTATCCCTTACCACGTTTTTAGAAATTTAAATTTAAAGACAAGGATTCTAAAGATGCAGGGGACATGTCACCAGAGCTTTGACAACATCTACGTTGCTCATCAAGTGAGTAGAGGCCTTGTCTGTATGAACAGTGCAATTAATCCTTTGATATATCTTGTTGGAAACGACGAGTTTCTAATGCGCTTTCACAACATGAGCAAACAAGCCAGGACATCCATCTTGCAAACTATAGGGGTTGTAATCTACCGTAAACCACAGGAGTTGGAGTCTGATACTCGACTGGAAGTACGAAGCACTGTGGAGGAGCAGCACTGA